The following coding sequences lie in one Arabidopsis thaliana chromosome 3, partial sequence genomic window:
- a CDS encoding F-box/RNI-like/FBD-like domains-containing protein (F-box/RNI-like/FBD-like domains-containing protein; CONTAINS InterPro DOMAIN/s: F-box domain, cyclin-like (InterPro:IPR001810), F-box domain, Skp2-like (InterPro:IPR022364), FBD-like (InterPro:IPR006566), Leucine-rich repeat 2 (InterPro:IPR013101); BEST Arabidopsis thaliana protein match is: F-box/RNI-like superfamily protein (TAIR:AT3G44060.1); Has 1936 Blast hits to 1850 proteins in 27 species: Archae - 0; Bacteria - 0; Metazoa - 0; Fungi - 4; Plants - 1932; Viruses - 0; Other Eukaryotes - 0 (source: NCBI BLink).) yields the protein MNCLPDELLVQILSFLPTKEATSTSLLSKRWRTLFTLSPNLDFDNSLLLQSKKRKWNMRNIQKSFVGFVDSTLALQGGKGIKSFSLKFKETLGDVNGEVDVNRWICNALEHGVSELHLRIDYTKRCHLPSEIFTSTKLVKLSLVTQSCFPVVPNCISLPSLKVLFLDSIWFEVPQFLIFLTACPALEDLTIYQKPHSVGMPYHISSKTIKRLSVTYTCGYFVDYGLKLFNTPSVVDLYYSDYVRHKYPHMNLDSLPKATLDIHFLDDNAANVTELLSGIRNVKTLHLTSSTVKVILLCCKGEIPMFENLINLKFSGKTRQWKFLLPLLLEICPNLTTLVLSGLDQNWFVGFRTPPNNQVKMLSIMQYQGSERELKLISYFVLKMECLQVVKVYVSSPMNDLKKMQLTEDLLKLPKASPKLNIQVLVPSDTYLPALKVLFLDSVWFDFHQFANVFFPACPALEDFAIHIKSFRRKARSENELEHISHFSLKMEFLEVLKVYVALTMDDTKKVELTKELLKLPISSSKLIIQVM from the exons ATGAATTGTCTTCCAGATGAGCTTCTTGTTCAAATCTTATCCTTCCTTCCCACTAAAGAAGCTACTTCaacctctcttctctccaaGAGGTGGAGGACTCTATTTACTCTCAGTCCTAATCTTGACTTTGACAACTCCCTCCTTTTGCAATCCAAAAAGCGTAAATGGAATATGCGCAATATTCAAAAGAGTTTCGTTGGTTTCGTGGATAGTACATTGGCTTTACAAGGCGGTAAGGGTATAAAATCGTTctcattaaaatttaaagaaacacTTGGAGATGTAAATGGTGAAGTTGATGTTAACCGATGGATATGTAATGCCCTTGAACACGGTGTCTCTGAGCTTCATCTAAGGATAGACTATACGAAGCGGTGTCATCTCCCATCCGAAATCTTCACCAGCACGAAATTGGTTAAGCTGTCATTGGTAACACAAAGTTGCTTCCCAGTTGTACCTAATTGTATATCTCTCCCATCACTAAAGGTTCTCTTCCTTGATTCAATTTGGTTTGAAGTTCCTCAATTCTTAATATTTCTCACTGCTTGCCCTGCACTTGAAGACTTAACCATATATCAAAAGCCTCATTCTGTAGGAATGCCATACCATATATCTAGCAAAACCATTAAGAGACTCTCTGTTACCTATACATGTGgttattttgttgattatggccttaaattatttaacaCACCGAGTGTTGTCGACCTCTACTACTCTGATTATGTTCGACATAAGTATCCACATATGAATTTGGATTCACTTCCTAAAGCTACACTGGACATTCATTTCTTAGATGATAATGCCGCTAACGTGACAGAGCTCCTCAGTGGGATACGCAACGTCAAGACCCTTCACTTGACTTCTTCCACTGTTAAG GTGATTTTGTTATGCTGCAAGGGGGAAATACCAATGTTCGAGAACCTCattaatttaaagttttcGGGTAAAACACGACAGTGGAAATTTCTTCTGCCACTTCTGCTAGAGATTTGTCCAAACCTAACAACTCTGGTTCTCTCG GGTCTTGATCAAAATTGGTTTGTGGGGTTTCGCACTCCTCCAAACAATCAAGTAAAGATGCTGAGTATCATGCAATATCAAGGAAGTGAGCGCGAGCTGAAACTCATTAGCTATTTCGTACTGAAAATGGAGTGTCTTCAAGTTGTGAAAGTTTATGTTTCATCTCCAATGAATGACCTCAAAAAGATGCAACTCACAGAGGATCTCTTGAAGCTTCCCAAAGCTTCTCCCAAGCTCAATATACAAGTCCT TGTTCCTTCGGATACATATCTTCCAGCACTTAAGGTTCTCTTCCTTGACTCAGTGTGGTTTGACTTTCATCAATTCgctaatgtttttttccctGCTTGTCCTGCACTTGAGGACTTTGCAATACATATCAAGTCATTCAGGAGGAAAGCAA GAAGTGAAAACGAGCTTGAACATATAAGCCATTTCTCACTGAAAATGGAGTTTCTTGAAGTGCTAAAAGTTTACGTTGCACTTACAATGGATGACACCAAAAAGGTGGAACTCACAAAGGAACTGTTGAAGCTTCCCATATCCTCATCCAAGCTCATTATACAAGTCATGTGA
- a CDS encoding uncharacterized protein (unknown protein; BEST Arabidopsis thaliana protein match is: unknown protein (TAIR:AT3G09130.1); Has 5 Blast hits to 5 proteins in 2 species: Archae - 0; Bacteria - 0; Metazoa - 0; Fungi - 0; Plants - 5; Viruses - 0; Other Eukaryotes - 0 (source: NCBI BLink).) — translation MCSDTGKSMMEAIEAKEAEPVLIAGKELFPRSFLMGINIMGENLSEPALSRTWYWSPIEGLKPGGAIRKTNDFIRQEIARMNIHLETGINSTLRRKKGIVIGVARAVSTEMYRIVPGNLTTEEMDTAKLVVGDDGKIIVIKFDVDSVKLLLLLAQIHTRKSINPNLENYDRKRDSN, via the coding sequence ATGTGCTCTGACACTGGAAAGAGTATGATGGAGGCCATCGAAGCAAAGGAGGCAGAGCCCGTGCTGATCGCTGGAAAAGAACTTTTTCCCAGATCTTTCCTTATGGGCATAAACATCATGGGTGAGAATCTGAGTGAGCCAGCCTTAAGTAGGACCTGGTACTGGTCTCCAATAGAAGGTCTTAAGCCTGGGGGAGCAATTAGGAAGACGAATGACTTCATAAGGCAGGAGATTGCAAGGATGAACATCCATCTTGAAACCGGTATCAACTCTACCTTGAGGCGCAAGAAAGGTATTGTCATTGGGGTGGCAAGGGCTGTATCCACTGAAATGTATCGCATAGTCCCCGGAAACCTCACAACTGAAGAGATGGACACTGCAAAACTGGTGGTGGGAGATGATGGGAAGATCATAGTGATCAAATTCGACGTGGACTCTGTTAAGTTGTTGCTACTCTTAGCTCAGATTCACACAAGGAAAAGTATAAACCCAAACTTAGAGAATTATGATCGAAAGAGAGATTCAAATTGA